Proteins co-encoded in one Polynucleobacter sp. MG-6-Vaara-E2 genomic window:
- a CDS encoding DnaJ C-terminal domain-containing protein, translating into MKFRDYYETLGVARSATEAEIKAAYRKLARKYHPDVNKEAGAEEKFKEIGEAYAVLKDTEKRAAYDRFGANWKNGQDFTPPPNWNEGFEYADDGYGGAHPGYGSGFEGDQSEFFESLFGRGKHRQGGRGSHTHQGMNFKGQDHHAKIMIDLADAYNGAKRTIALHMPTLDASGHVTTQERKLDVSIPKGIKAGQNLRLSGQGGPGVGEGPAGDLYLEIEFHPNPIYRVDGKDVFIDIPLAPWEAALGTTVNVPTPAGSTLELKIPAGTVAGRKMRLKGKGIPSAEPGDLYVVPTIALPPADTDTHKEAYQNFEKAFDFNPRTHLKG; encoded by the coding sequence ATGAAATTTAGGGATTATTACGAAACCCTCGGTGTTGCCCGTTCGGCCACCGAGGCAGAAATTAAAGCTGCCTACCGCAAGCTTGCTCGCAAATATCACCCAGACGTCAATAAAGAAGCTGGTGCTGAAGAAAAGTTCAAAGAAATTGGTGAAGCTTACGCAGTCCTAAAAGACACCGAGAAGCGTGCCGCCTATGATCGTTTTGGCGCTAACTGGAAGAATGGCCAAGACTTTACCCCTCCTCCAAATTGGAATGAAGGCTTTGAATACGCTGATGATGGATATGGCGGAGCCCATCCTGGTTATGGCAGTGGCTTTGAAGGTGATCAAAGCGAATTTTTTGAATCATTGTTTGGTAGAGGCAAGCATCGCCAAGGTGGCAGAGGTAGTCACACACACCAAGGCATGAACTTCAAAGGGCAAGACCATCATGCCAAAATTATGATTGATCTTGCTGATGCCTATAACGGTGCCAAGCGCACTATTGCACTACACATGCCCACATTAGATGCGAGTGGTCATGTCACTACACAAGAGCGCAAACTAGACGTCAGCATTCCAAAGGGCATTAAAGCCGGTCAAAATTTACGCCTATCAGGCCAAGGGGGCCCAGGAGTTGGCGAAGGTCCAGCTGGCGACCTCTATCTTGAAATTGAATTTCACCCTAATCCCATTTATCGCGTTGACGGCAAAGATGTCTTTATTGATATCCCACTTGCACCATGGGAAGCTGCATTAGGCACTACCGTCAATGTTCCCACTCCAGCGGGAAGTACTTTAGAACTCAAAATACCAGCAGGCACTGTTGCGGGTCGAAAGATGCGCCTGAAAGGCAAGGGCATTCCAAGTGCTGAGCCTGGCGACTTGTATGTCGTTCCCACAATTGCACTACCGCCTGCAGATACGGATACCCATAAAGAAGCCTATCAAAACTTTGAGAAGGCTTTTGATTTCAACCCTAGAACCCATTTGAAGGGATGA
- a CDS encoding chaperone modulator CbpM gives MNQTNITWIEGSVVENEVHMSIVELSHASRTPEEMIMSWVTEGVLSPTGSSPQDWRFGGDSLRRAKTAAHLTHDLELNVPGVALTLDLLDEIAELRARLQRGE, from the coding sequence ATGAACCAAACGAATATCACCTGGATTGAAGGTAGCGTTGTTGAAAATGAAGTGCACATGAGTATTGTCGAGCTCTCTCATGCCTCACGCACGCCAGAAGAAATGATCATGTCATGGGTTACCGAGGGTGTACTGAGCCCTACTGGATCATCCCCTCAAGATTGGCGCTTTGGTGGCGACTCATTAAGAAGAGCAAAGACCGCGGCACATCTCACTCACGATTTAGAACTTAATGTTCCGGGAGTAGCGCTTACTTTGGATCTTCTTGATGAAATTGCTGAGCTTCGCGCACGTCTTCAGCGTGGCGAGTAA
- a CDS encoding ATP-binding cassette domain-containing protein encodes MALIVLTDAKLAFGHVDLLANTAFSLESGERVGLIGRNGTGKSSLLKILAGIEKMDDGLLQYQQGLRISYVPQEPIFEAEETVFEAVSKGVAEAKALREEYEALSVGEWDDDAHHRLDEVQSKLEALSGWNWEQRVHETLDRLHLDSEQKISNLSGGTKKRVALARALVEMPDVLLLDEPTNHLDLDSIAWLEELLKEYQGSVILITHDRAFLDNVCTQIVELDRGILRSYPGNFTQYEVLKEQELNAESLANARADKLLAQEEVWIRKGVEARRTRSVARIARLEKLRTSRAERRDAMGQVKLAVSAGDRSGKIVAELENVSKSYGRPIVKDFTATILRGDKVGLLGPNGAGKTTLLKLILGTIAPDSGTATMGTRIEVAYFDQMREGLDLNASLEDYISPGSEWIEINGNKKHVKSYLSDFLFAPERTNSPVSTLSGGERNRLLLARLFARPANVLVLDEPTNDLDIDTLDLLEQLLQDYKGTVFLVSHDRYFLDNVVTSIIANEGDGFWREYEGGYEDWKIQKARSDKIRAANSNPKMALKAEAKPEPVAEVKPVAKSGVQKLNGKERQELEALPLQIEELETEQADIGIAMSNPDLYKNEPELAASMQARLSEITEQLEQKLQRWEQLLSRSEP; translated from the coding sequence ATGGCTTTAATCGTACTCACAGATGCAAAACTGGCTTTCGGCCACGTTGACCTCCTCGCAAACACTGCTTTTTCACTCGAATCTGGTGAGCGTGTTGGCTTAATTGGCCGCAATGGCACTGGTAAGTCTTCTTTATTGAAGATCCTGGCTGGCATTGAAAAAATGGATGATGGCTTACTGCAATACCAACAGGGCCTGCGCATCTCTTATGTTCCTCAGGAGCCTATTTTTGAGGCTGAGGAAACTGTATTTGAGGCAGTATCAAAGGGCGTAGCTGAAGCTAAAGCCCTGCGAGAAGAGTATGAGGCTCTGAGCGTAGGCGAGTGGGATGATGACGCCCATCATCGACTGGATGAAGTGCAATCCAAACTCGAAGCTTTAAGTGGTTGGAATTGGGAGCAGCGAGTTCATGAAACCTTAGACCGCTTACATCTTGATTCTGAGCAAAAGATTAGCAATCTGTCTGGTGGTACTAAAAAGCGTGTCGCTTTGGCTCGCGCCTTAGTTGAAATGCCAGATGTCCTTTTGCTAGATGAGCCAACTAACCATTTGGATTTGGATTCCATTGCATGGTTAGAAGAACTTCTTAAAGAGTACCAAGGCTCTGTCATCTTGATTACCCATGATCGAGCCTTCTTGGATAACGTTTGTACCCAAATTGTGGAGCTTGATCGTGGCATTTTGCGTAGCTATCCAGGAAACTTTACGCAATACGAAGTGCTGAAAGAGCAAGAACTCAACGCAGAGTCCCTTGCCAATGCAAGAGCTGATAAGTTGTTGGCGCAAGAAGAGGTTTGGATACGTAAAGGAGTGGAGGCGCGTCGTACACGAAGTGTTGCCCGAATCGCTCGTCTCGAAAAGCTTCGTACTAGCCGTGCTGAACGCAGAGATGCTATGGGTCAGGTGAAGCTAGCAGTGTCCGCGGGAGACCGCAGTGGCAAGATCGTGGCTGAACTTGAGAATGTCAGCAAGTCTTACGGTAGGCCAATTGTGAAAGACTTTACGGCAACCATATTGCGTGGCGATAAGGTTGGCTTACTGGGGCCGAACGGCGCAGGTAAAACTACCTTACTCAAACTCATTCTTGGAACAATTGCACCAGACTCTGGTACAGCCACGATGGGGACTCGTATTGAGGTGGCTTACTTTGACCAGATGCGCGAAGGTCTTGATCTGAATGCATCCCTTGAAGACTACATTAGCCCTGGCAGTGAGTGGATTGAAATCAATGGCAATAAAAAACACGTTAAGAGTTACTTGAGTGATTTTTTATTTGCGCCTGAGAGAACGAATTCACCGGTAAGCACCTTATCTGGTGGCGAGCGCAATCGTCTTTTGCTGGCTCGTTTATTTGCACGTCCTGCAAACGTCTTGGTTTTGGATGAACCAACCAATGACTTAGATATTGACACCTTGGATTTGCTGGAGCAGTTACTACAAGACTATAAGGGCACGGTTTTCTTGGTTAGTCATGACCGTTACTTCTTAGATAACGTTGTCACTAGCATCATCGCCAATGAAGGTGACGGTTTCTGGCGTGAGTATGAAGGTGGCTATGAAGATTGGAAGATTCAAAAAGCCCGTTCAGACAAAATTCGCGCTGCAAACTCTAATCCAAAGATGGCGCTTAAGGCGGAAGCAAAGCCTGAGCCAGTTGCGGAAGTAAAGCCAGTAGCAAAGAGTGGTGTACAAAAGCTCAATGGTAAAGAGCGCCAAGAGCTTGAAGCCTTGCCTTTACAAATCGAAGAGCTTGAAACAGAGCAGGCTGATATTGGCATTGCGATGAGCAATCCAGACCTTTATAAAAATGAGCCTGAGTTGGCCGCCAGTATGCAGGCGCGCTTAAGTGAAATTACCGAACAGCTTGAACAAAAATTACAGCGCTGGGAGCAACTCTTGAGCCGCTCCGAGCCTTAA
- a CDS encoding AAA family ATPase: MICKLSPSAPRLILFAGHAGTGKSTLAKKALPLIIEKTGEDFFFLDKDTVYGDYSAHVMELTTQNPNDRDSPYYLENLRDWEYRGLIDIARENLLLGVNVILVGPFSKEIQSGRMFNPQALGIPAQTKISIAWIDLDENEARIRMQKRGDSRDEWKLAHWNEYVKRRNDPPAHTAIRRFDNHIFEVTSFEKLIDDLVKI; encoded by the coding sequence ATGATCTGCAAACTCAGTCCTTCCGCGCCCCGCCTCATCCTCTTTGCAGGACATGCAGGCACAGGCAAGTCCACCTTAGCCAAGAAAGCGCTGCCACTCATCATTGAGAAAACAGGTGAGGACTTTTTCTTTTTAGATAAGGATACGGTCTACGGTGACTATAGCGCACACGTGATGGAGCTCACTACCCAGAACCCTAATGACCGTGACAGCCCCTACTATCTTGAGAATTTACGCGATTGGGAATACCGAGGATTAATTGATATCGCTCGTGAAAACCTATTGCTTGGCGTCAATGTGATTTTAGTGGGTCCATTTTCTAAAGAAATACAGAGCGGTAGGATGTTTAATCCGCAAGCGCTAGGTATACCTGCTCAAACAAAAATTTCAATTGCATGGATTGATCTAGATGAGAATGAAGCCAGAATACGGATGCAAAAGCGTGGCGACTCTAGAGACGAGTGGAAGCTTGCCCACTGGAATGAATACGTCAAACGCAGAAATGATCCGCCCGCGCATACGGCAATTAGACGATTTGACAATCACATTTTTGAAGTGACAAGTTTTGAAAAGCTGATTGATGATCTCGTGAAAATATGA
- a CDS encoding NAD(P)/FAD-dependent oxidoreductase: MIRITELRLPIHHAPEEIEAAILKRLKLSPKDLISFEIFKRSYDARKNVALAFIYTIDLSVKNEKAVLKQFSNDSHVRLSPDTSYHFVAKAPETIETGKALRPVVIGFGPCGIFAALVLAQMGYKPIVLERGKQVRERTQDTWGLWRKNILNPESNVQFGEGGAGTFSDGKLYSQIKDPKFYGRKVINEFVKAGAPPEIQYVAKPHIGTFRLVGMVEKIRQEIIDLGGEIRFSQKVIGFDIENEQITGVKIEGHPDLAANHVILALGHSARDTFKALHDAGVFMEAKPFSVGFRIEHPQSLIDKARLGPHAGNELIGAADYKLVHHAKNGRAVYSFCMCPGGTVVAAASEPNRVVTNGMSQYSRNERNANAGIVVGITPEDYPGGPLAGIEFQRQLESKAFELGGGTYEAPGQLVGDFIEGKPSTEFGSVLPSYKPGVHLTDLADALPAYAIEAIREALPAFEKQIKGFSMKDAVLTGVETRTSSPLRITRGPNFQSLNIKGLYPAGEGAGYAGGILSAGVDGIKVAEAVALDYLS, from the coding sequence ATGATTCGTATCACTGAGCTACGCCTACCGATTCATCACGCCCCAGAAGAGATTGAGGCGGCAATTTTGAAGCGCCTTAAATTATCTCCAAAAGATTTAATCTCTTTTGAGATTTTTAAGCGGAGCTATGATGCCCGCAAAAATGTAGCCCTCGCTTTTATTTATACGATAGATTTATCGGTGAAGAATGAAAAGGCGGTACTCAAGCAATTTTCAAACGATAGCCACGTAAGACTTTCACCAGATACGAGTTATCACTTCGTCGCTAAAGCACCAGAAACGATTGAAACAGGAAAAGCATTGCGCCCAGTAGTCATTGGTTTTGGCCCATGCGGCATATTTGCTGCACTAGTATTGGCGCAGATGGGATATAAGCCAATCGTTCTTGAGCGTGGTAAGCAAGTCCGCGAACGTACACAAGACACTTGGGGTCTTTGGCGAAAAAATATTCTTAATCCAGAATCAAATGTGCAGTTTGGTGAGGGTGGGGCTGGAACATTCTCTGATGGAAAGCTCTATAGCCAAATTAAAGATCCTAAGTTTTATGGTCGCAAGGTCATTAATGAGTTTGTGAAGGCAGGTGCACCTCCTGAAATTCAGTATGTTGCTAAACCCCATATCGGAACATTTCGCTTAGTTGGAATGGTGGAAAAGATTCGCCAAGAGATTATTGATTTAGGCGGAGAGATTCGTTTTTCACAAAAGGTTATTGGCTTTGATATTGAGAATGAGCAAATTACTGGTGTCAAGATTGAAGGTCATCCGGATTTGGCTGCCAATCATGTGATATTGGCATTGGGGCATAGTGCACGTGACACTTTTAAGGCTTTGCATGATGCGGGCGTATTCATGGAGGCTAAACCTTTCTCGGTAGGCTTTCGAATTGAGCACCCACAGTCTTTAATTGACAAAGCGCGCTTGGGTCCTCACGCAGGAAATGAATTGATTGGCGCCGCTGACTATAAGTTAGTCCATCACGCCAAGAATGGTCGTGCGGTCTATAGCTTCTGTATGTGCCCAGGGGGAACTGTGGTCGCTGCTGCCTCAGAGCCCAATCGCGTCGTGACGAACGGTATGAGCCAATACTCTCGCAATGAGCGCAATGCTAATGCTGGCATTGTGGTTGGCATTACTCCAGAAGATTATCCCGGTGGTCCGCTAGCAGGGATTGAATTTCAACGCCAATTAGAGTCTAAGGCTTTTGAATTAGGCGGTGGAACGTATGAAGCTCCAGGTCAATTAGTGGGAGACTTTATTGAAGGCAAGCCCTCAACTGAGTTTGGTAGCGTTCTACCTTCTTACAAACCAGGGGTTCACTTAACAGACCTGGCTGATGCTTTGCCTGCTTATGCAATTGAGGCAATACGTGAAGCGCTACCTGCGTTTGAGAAACAAATCAAAGGCTTCTCCATGAAAGATGCTGTGCTAACGGGTGTTGAAACGAGAACCTCTTCGCCTTTGCGCATTACCCGTGGTCCGAACTTTCAGAGTTTGAACATTAAAGGACTCTATCCGGCGGGTGAGGGTGCTGGATATGCGGGCGGAATCTTGTCTGCTGGAGTTGATGGGATTAAAGTAGCAGAAGCAGTAGCGCTTGACTATCTTTCTTAG
- a CDS encoding tripartite tricarboxylate transporter substrate-binding protein, which produces MSTAITWKIRLVATFLLGICAVSFHPAAMADTWPSRPIKIVVPFSPGSVQDALARSFSNELGAALGEPVVVENKAGAGGTVGTGIVGKSAPDGYTFLLAAASHNINGSLFNKLSFDPIKDFTGAAYIGTSSYIMMTNAEFPAKSVAEFIALAKANPGQYNYASAGNGSASHLAMAYFDSMAGINLVHIPTKGTGDAITELLAGRAQAVIAANVAALPFANDSRVRFLGVSSEKPSPFVPGVPPIGNTVKGYVFDSWFGLLSPAGTPKAVITKMQSEMTKLLKQPEIIERMRRQGIEIGNLSPMEFNQLLVRDYVRMANVVKASGARAE; this is translated from the coding sequence ATGAGTACTGCTATTACCTGGAAAATTCGCTTAGTAGCCACTTTCTTGCTTGGTATTTGTGCTGTGAGCTTTCATCCGGCAGCGATGGCTGATACATGGCCATCTAGGCCTATAAAGATCGTTGTTCCTTTTTCTCCTGGTAGCGTTCAGGATGCATTGGCAAGATCGTTTTCAAATGAGTTGGGCGCAGCACTCGGTGAACCTGTCGTAGTTGAGAACAAAGCAGGCGCAGGCGGCACCGTCGGCACTGGAATTGTTGGCAAATCTGCGCCGGATGGGTATACCTTTTTATTGGCTGCAGCCAGTCACAACATTAATGGCAGTTTGTTTAACAAACTGAGTTTTGATCCGATCAAGGATTTCACGGGCGCTGCCTACATTGGCACTAGCAGTTACATCATGATGACGAATGCCGAGTTTCCAGCAAAGTCGGTGGCTGAGTTCATTGCGCTAGCAAAAGCAAATCCAGGGCAATATAACTATGCCAGCGCTGGTAATGGCAGCGCTTCACATTTGGCAATGGCTTATTTTGATAGTATGGCTGGCATCAATCTCGTCCACATTCCTACTAAAGGTACCGGTGATGCGATTACTGAGTTACTAGCAGGGCGCGCACAGGCAGTGATTGCTGCCAATGTAGCGGCTCTTCCTTTTGCAAATGATTCCAGAGTGCGTTTCTTAGGCGTTTCTTCAGAGAAACCATCCCCATTCGTTCCAGGCGTACCTCCCATAGGCAATACCGTAAAAGGTTACGTCTTTGATAGTTGGTTTGGATTGCTTTCACCCGCTGGTACTCCAAAAGCAGTTATCACGAAGATGCAGTCTGAGATGACCAAGTTATTAAAGCAGCCAGAGATTATCGAGCGTATGCGCCGTCAAGGTATTGAAATAGGCAATCTTTCTCCCATGGAGTTCAATCAGCTATTAGTCAGAGACTATGTGCGGATGGCAAATGTCGTCAAAGCCTCCGGTGCAAGAGCTGAATAG
- a CDS encoding YaeQ family protein — protein MALRSTIHKADLHVADSDRHYYSSHSLTIARHPSETDERMMVRIIAFALQAHEDLTFTKGLSDNDEPDLWIKDLTDAIKLWIEIGQPDERRILKACGRSDQVIVYCYGGHTSKIWWDGIANKLNRARNLQIISIPAEQANELNKLVERSMVIHVNVQDGEVYVSSDKGQVTITPELWRNHQH, from the coding sequence ATGGCCCTACGCTCAACCATTCATAAAGCCGACCTTCATGTCGCAGATTCAGACCGCCACTACTACAGCAGTCACTCCCTCACTATCGCCAGACACCCGTCGGAGACTGATGAGCGGATGATGGTCAGAATCATCGCTTTTGCACTACAGGCCCATGAGGACCTTACCTTTACCAAAGGCTTGAGTGATAACGATGAACCAGATCTTTGGATTAAAGACCTCACCGATGCCATTAAGCTTTGGATCGAAATTGGTCAACCAGATGAGCGTCGTATTCTGAAAGCCTGCGGTAGATCAGACCAAGTTATTGTTTATTGCTATGGTGGCCATACGAGCAAAATTTGGTGGGATGGCATCGCGAATAAACTCAATCGTGCCCGCAATCTCCAAATTATCTCGATCCCTGCAGAGCAAGCCAATGAACTCAATAAACTGGTGGAGCGCAGCATGGTGATTCATGTCAATGTTCAAGACGGTGAAGTTTATGTCTCTTCAGACAAAGGCCAGGTCACGATTACGCCTGAACTCTGGCGCAATCATCAACATTAA
- a CDS encoding putative toxin-antitoxin system toxin component, PIN family: MKSVVLDTNVLLDIFVFNDFRAVHLKQALIDRQVDALATSKTLEEFADVISRPLFCLEQEVQDRILSQWHSIARVLDDETLLIAPWQCQDPDDQVFLNLAYTAKPSLLISKDNEVLKLANRAIKEDLLITSDYSTIVG; this comes from the coding sequence ATGAAGTCTGTTGTCTTAGATACCAATGTCTTACTAGACATCTTTGTTTTTAATGACTTTAGAGCAGTTCATCTCAAGCAGGCTTTAATCGACCGGCAAGTCGATGCCTTAGCCACCTCTAAAACACTTGAAGAGTTTGCTGATGTGATTAGTCGCCCCCTCTTCTGTCTCGAGCAAGAGGTACAAGACAGAATCCTATCTCAATGGCACTCTATCGCGAGAGTCTTAGACGATGAGACTTTGTTGATTGCCCCTTGGCAATGCCAAGACCCAGACGATCAAGTCTTTTTAAATCTAGCTTACACCGCAAAGCCATCCCTACTGATTAGCAAAGACAATGAAGTACTTAAGCTTGCTAATAGAGCTATCAAAGAAGATCTTTTGATTACGTCTGACTACAGTACTATTGTCGGGTAG
- a CDS encoding LLM class flavin-dependent oxidoreductase, with product MANSIPYSILDISPIPQGFTAADALRNSLDVAQHAEEWGYTRYWVAEHHNMTGNASSATAVLIGYLAAGTNRIKLGSGGVMLPNHAPLVIAEQFGTLESLYPGRIELGLGRAPGTDQMTARALRRDLLGSDDRFPQDVRELQHYFGPIQDGQSVKAIPGANTNVPIWILGSSLYGAQLAAHFGLPYAFASHFAPDQLLEAMSIYRELFKPSAQQATPYSAFVMNVVAADTDKEAQHLFTSLQQNVVRMRRNTRGQLPPPIANLDEFCDPHEQAAAAHTLQVSVVGSLETIKTGMRTWLDRTGANEILFTGQIFDHQARLKSFEIAAKAAQSL from the coding sequence ATGGCTAATTCCATCCCGTACTCCATTCTAGATATATCTCCTATTCCGCAGGGATTTACCGCTGCAGATGCACTGCGCAACTCTCTAGACGTGGCTCAACATGCAGAGGAGTGGGGCTACACCCGTTATTGGGTAGCTGAGCATCACAATATGACGGGTAACGCTAGTTCGGCCACCGCAGTGCTCATTGGATACCTAGCCGCAGGTACCAACCGCATCAAATTAGGTTCTGGCGGAGTGATGTTGCCAAATCACGCCCCATTAGTGATTGCAGAACAATTTGGTACCTTAGAGTCTCTCTATCCTGGTCGGATTGAATTGGGCTTAGGTCGTGCGCCCGGAACCGATCAGATGACGGCTCGTGCATTACGTCGGGATTTGCTGGGTAGTGATGACCGCTTTCCACAAGATGTGCGAGAGTTGCAGCATTACTTTGGACCGATTCAGGATGGCCAGTCAGTAAAGGCTATTCCAGGTGCGAATACCAATGTACCAATATGGATCTTGGGCTCTAGTCTCTATGGGGCGCAATTGGCTGCGCACTTTGGCTTGCCTTATGCCTTTGCATCACACTTTGCCCCAGACCAACTATTAGAAGCGATGTCGATTTATCGCGAACTCTTTAAACCTTCTGCGCAGCAAGCAACTCCTTACTCTGCTTTTGTCATGAATGTTGTTGCAGCAGATACAGATAAAGAGGCACAACATCTCTTTACTAGCTTGCAGCAAAACGTGGTCCGGATGCGCCGTAATACCCGAGGTCAACTACCGCCTCCTATCGCCAATCTTGATGAGTTCTGCGATCCACATGAGCAGGCGGCCGCAGCTCATACATTGCAGGTCTCGGTAGTTGGTTCGCTCGAAACCATTAAAACGGGAATGCGAACTTGGCTAGACCGTACGGGTGCAAATGAAATCTTATTTACTGGCCAAATCTTTGATCACCAAGCACGCCTTAAATCATTTGAGATCGCAGCTAAGGCTGCTCAAAGTCTATAG
- a CDS encoding SlyX family protein, with protein sequence MTEDRITNLEIKLSFTEDLIEKLNETVYKQQQQIEFLYRELKAIKEQASSGGGGGSLKDEIPPHY encoded by the coding sequence ATGACTGAGGACAGAATCACCAATCTAGAAATCAAGTTGAGCTTTACCGAGGATCTCATTGAAAAACTCAATGAGACCGTCTACAAGCAGCAACAGCAAATTGAATTTTTGTATCGCGAACTCAAAGCCATTAAAGAGCAGGCCAGTAGCGGTGGCGGAGGTGGCAGCTTGAAAGATGAAATTCCACCCCATTATTAA
- a CDS encoding phage holin family protein: MMSNLTLFLVQWGLTSLSLWVASYLFSGLRFADSGSLLIAALVLGFANAIIKPLLILLTLPLTVVTMGLFLLVVNALVLMLVSAVVSGFTISSFWTAFFASIFISLFSLFVSGLVF; encoded by the coding sequence ATCATGAGTAACTTAACGCTATTTCTAGTCCAATGGGGCTTAACTTCTTTGTCTCTATGGGTGGCTAGCTATCTCTTTAGCGGCCTCCGCTTTGCAGATAGTGGCTCACTGTTGATTGCTGCTCTAGTTTTGGGTTTTGCTAACGCAATCATTAAGCCCTTGTTGATTCTACTCACGCTGCCATTAACCGTGGTTACCATGGGCCTGTTCTTGCTGGTGGTTAACGCATTGGTATTGATGCTGGTATCTGCTGTTGTTAGTGGCTTTACGATCTCCAGCTTCTGGACCGCATTCTTCGCCAGCATCTTTATTTCATTATTCAGTTTATTTGTTAGCGGCTTAGTTTTCTAG